A single genomic interval of Zingiber officinale cultivar Zhangliang chromosome 4A, Zo_v1.1, whole genome shotgun sequence harbors:
- the LOC121972991 gene encoding basic proline-rich protein-like, with protein sequence METPRFRSLVLVVALLSAADHSLSSNPPSPSPSPSPFSVADGAYLSPPAPPPGYLSPSPSPSPQNHLSPPAPPPETPPSPAPTPPSSGVEEQDMRSEAREEPNESGGGGGMTAGKKAATALGVIIGAALLAAAAVVYKKRQDNTRRGQYGYEAREQML encoded by the coding sequence ATGGAAACACCACGGTTCCGTTCTCTCGTCCTCGTCGTCGCCCTCCTCTCCGCCGCCGACCATTCCCTCTCCTCGAACCCGCCCTCGCCCTCACCCTCGCCCTCGCCCTTTTCGGTCGCCGACGGAGCATATCTATCCCCTCCCGCCCCTCCGCCGGGCTATCTCTCCCCGTCTCCCTCCCCGTCCCCCCAGAACCATCTCTCCCCGCCGGCTCCTCCGCCGGAGACGCCGCCCTCCCCTGCTCCCACACCGCCGTCATCCGGCGTCGAGGAGCAGGACATGCGTTCCGAGGCGAGGGAAGAGCCCAACGAGAGCGGAGGCGGAGGAGGGATGACCGCCGGGAAAAAAGCGGCGACGGCGCTGGGGGTGATCATTGGAGCGGCGTTGCTGGCGGCGGCGGCTGTCGTGTACAAGAAGCGGCAAGACAACACCCGGCGGGGGCAATACGGCTACGAAGCACGAGAACAGATGCTTTGA
- the LOC121971950 gene encoding phosphoenolpyruvate carboxykinase (ATP) 1-like: MAENGEFSFSSGGMKKAAAAAAFSNGLPKIQTHGREKSENGICHDDSGPPVKAKTIDELHSLQKKRSAPTTPIKDGAQQGNAAFATISEEERQKLQLQSISDSLASLTRETGPKVVRGDPARKAEATKVAAEHHHYLTPTISVSDSALKFTHVLYNLSPAELYEQAIKHEHGSFITSTGALATLSGAKTGRSPRDKRVVKDETTADELWWGKGSPNIEMDEHTFLVNRERAVDYLNSLDKVFVNDQFLNWDPEHRIKVRIVSARAYHSLFMHNMCIRPTPEELEDFGTPDFTIYNAGQFPCNRYTHYMTTSTSIDLNLDRKEMVILGTQYAGEMKKGLFGVMHYLMPKRNILSLHSGSNMGKDGDVALFFGLSGTGKTTLSTDHNRLLIGDDEHCWSENGISNIEGGCYAKCIGLSKEKEPDIWNAIKFGTVLENIVFDEHTREVDYSDNSVTENTRASYPIEYIPNAKIPCVGPHPKNVILLACDAFGVLPPVSKLTLPQTMYHFISGYTALVAGTEEGVKEPQATFSACFGAAFIMLHPTEYAAMLAEKMQKHGATGWLVNTGWSGGRYGVGKRIKLGYTRKIIDAIHSGSLLNANYKKTEVFGLEIPTEIEGVPSEILDPINTWAEKEDYEVTLLKLAGLFRKNFEVFANYKIGQDGKLTEEILAAGPNF; this comes from the exons ATGGCGGAGAACGGCGAGTTCAGCTTTTCCAGCGGCGGGATGAAGAAggctgcggcggcggcggcgttcTCCAATGGGCTGCCGAAGATCCAGACGCACGGGAGGGAGAAATCGGAGAACGGGATCTGCCACGACGACAGCGGGCCGCCGGTGAAGGCGAAGACGATCGACGAACTGCACTCCCTGCAGAAGAAGCGGTCGGCGCCGACCACCCCCATCAAGGACGGCGCGCAGCAGGGCAACGCTGCCTTCGCCACCATCTCAGAGGAGGAGCGCCAGAAGCTCCAGCTCCAATCTATCAG TGATTCGTTGGCGTCGCTGACGAGGGAGACAGGGCCGAAGGTGGTAAGGGGCGATCCGGCCAGGAAGGCGGAGGCGACCAAGGTCGCCGCCGAGCACCACCACTACTTGACGCCGACCATCAGCGTCAGCGACAGCGCCCTCAAGTTTACCCATGTCCTCTACAACCTCTCCCCGGCCG AACTGTACGAGCAAGCCATAAAACATGAACATGGATCATTCATAACATCGACCGGAGCCTTGGCTACCTTGTCCGGCGCGAAGACTGGCCGTTCGCCGAGGGACAAGCGCGTCGTCAAGGATGAAACCACTGCCGATGAGCTTTGGTGGGGAAA AGGCTCGCCGAACATTGAGATGGATGAGCACACCTTCCTGGTGAACAGGGAGAGGGCTGTCGATTACCTCAACTCTTTGGATAAG GTATTTGTGAATGACCAATTCCTCAACTGGGATCCCGAGCATCGAATCAAAGTTCGAATTGTCTCTGCAAGAGCCTATCATTCCTTGTTCATGCACAACAT GTGCATCCGTCCTACGCCTGAAGAACTGGAGGATTTTGGTACTCCGGACTTCACAATTTACAATGCTGGCCAGTTTCCATGTAATCGATACACACACTACATGACTACCTCCACCAGCATTGATCTTAATCTTGATAGGAAAGAAATGGTCATCCTTGGCACACAATATGCCGGGGAGATGAAGAAGGGTTTGTTCGGTGTGATGCACTATCTAATGCCTAAAAGAAACATTCTCTCCCTGCACTCTGGCAGCAATATGGGCAAAGATGGTGATGTTGCCCTCTTCTTTGGACTATCAG GTACAGGGAAAACTACTCTGTCTACAGACCATAACAGGCTTCTTATCGGCGATGATGAGCACTGCTGGAGTGAAAATGGTATTTCAAACATTGAAGGAGGTTGCTATGCAAAATGTATTGGCCTATCAAAGGAGAAGGAACCTGACATTTGGAATGCCATCAAATTTGGAACCG TGTTGGAAAACATCGTGTTCGATGAACACACTAGGGAAGTAGACTACTCTGATAACTCTGTCACAG AGAACACTCGAGCTTCATATCCAATTGAGTATATTCCTAATGCGAAGATACCGTGTGTTGGTCCGCACCCGAAGAATGTCATCCTCTTGGCGTGTGATGCTTTTGGCGTGCTTCCGCCAGTTAGCAAACTTACTTTACCGCAAACAATGTATCACTTCATCAGCGGTTACACTGCTCTG gtgGCTGGCACGGAGGAAGGTGTTAAGGAGCCTCAGGCGACGTTCTCTGCTTGCTTTGGGGCAGCGTTCATCATGCTTCACCCTACTGAGTATGCAGCTATGCTGGCCGAAAAAATGCAGAAGCATGGTGCCACAGGATGGCTTGTGAACACCGGTTGGTCTGGCGGAAG GTATGGTGTCGGAAAGCGCATTAAGCTGGGATACACAAGGAAGATTATCGATGCCATACACTCAGGAAGCCTTCTGAATGCAAACTACAAAAAGACCGAAGTGTTTGGTTTGGAAATACCTACTGAGATCGAAGGTGTGCCTTCTGAGATTCTTGATCCAATTAACACT TGGGCAGAGAAGGAAGACTACGAGGTGACTTTGCTCAAGTTGGCCGGCCTTTTCAGGAAGAACTTTGAGGTGTTTGCCAACTATAAGATTGGTCAGGATGGCAAGCTGACTGAGGAAATCCTTGCTGCAGGGCCAAACTTCTGA